CGGAGTCGGAGGCGCGCCTCGCGGCGCTGCCCGCGGACGACCCGAGCCTGCCCAGCCTGCGCGAGGACCTGGCCCTGGACCGCCTGGTCCGCGACGCCCTGCTGTCGGACGCGCCGCTCGCGCCGCCCACGCGCACCTTCGCCGACCGCCTCACGCTCGACATGGGCGACACGACCTTCGAGCTGTACTACATCGGCGGCATGCACACCGCGAGCGACATCGCCGTCTTCGTGCCCCGGCACGGCATCCTGATGACCGGCGACACGATGTCCGACCGCTGGCTGACCGACACGCCGGGCTGCCTGGCGTCCTTCGTCGCGCGGCCCGGCGTGCGCCACGACTTCCCGAAGCTGCTGAAGAACTGGGAATACCTGGTGCAGCAGAAGGACCGCATCCGGTTGCTGGTGACCGGCCACTGGAACGGCGAGCTGTCGTACGACGGGTTCGCGGCCCGGGTCGGCTACGTCAGGGCGCTGTGGGACGGCGTGCCGGCCGAGATCGCGCGCGGCGCGTCCCTCGAGTCGCTGTTCGCGACCTTCGCGCTCGACGCGCGCTTCCCCGAGCTGGCTCAGAGCCCGGGCTTCAACCGCAACAACCACGCCATGACGCTGCTGGAACTCTGGAGCGTGACGACGGGCCAGGCGTCGGCCGCCGACCGGCTGTACGCGCTCATCGACGAGGGGGCCGGCGAGGACTCCGTCCGCGAGGTCGTGGCCAGCCGCGGCGCCGAGCCCGCCCGCTACTTCTACATGGAGGGCCAGCTCAACGCCTCCGGCTACCGTTTCCTGCAGGCGGGACGCGCGCCGCAGGCGGTGGCGATGTTCCGGGTGTACGCCGATCTCTACCCGGAGTCGTGGAACGCCTACGACAGCCTGGGCGAGGCGCTGCTGGCCACCGGCGACAGCGCGGGCTCGATCGCGAT
This DNA window, taken from bacterium, encodes the following:
- a CDS encoding tetratricopeptide repeat protein; this encodes ESEARLAALPADDPSLPSLREDLALDRLVRDALLSDAPLAPPTRTFADRLTLDMGDTTFELYYIGGMHTASDIAVFVPRHGILMTGDTMSDRWLTDTPGCLASFVARPGVRHDFPKLLKNWEYLVQQKDRIRLLVTGHWNGELSYDGFAARVGYVRALWDGVPAEIARGASLESLFATFALDARFPELAQSPGFNRNNHAMTLLELWSVTTGQASAADRLYALIDEGAGEDSVREVVASRGAEPARYFYMEGQLNASGYRFLQAGRAPQAVAMFRVYADLYPESWNAYDSLGEALLATGDSAGSIAMYERSLELNPENVNGREALARIRGGGAASAP